The genomic region tattctcACCAAGAAGATGTTTCGATTTAAATATCATGTTCTTCTTCCACGCACTTAGAAACTGTAGGTTTCATATCCTCATTAattacagaaatttcaaaaactgcttgaaattattaaaattaagtcATAAATATCAACATATTATAGGATAACATAACAGGGATTTTGATAACTAACCAAATTTTCtaatataagtaacaaaataaatctctcttatcagtgatgacgagaaaacccacttgtagaggaaaatatatatgtaaaaacggctggtttgggtaaagaattttttttatgtagagaagcgaacaatgtttcgaccttcttcggtcatcgtcaggttcacaaagaaggtcgaaacgttgttcgctcctctacataaaaaaaaaaaaaattctaaacccaaaccagccatttttacatatatataaatctctTCTTAATAGAATCCTGTAACCTTAAAAATGCTGaccaaaatgttaaaaacataaatataagacTTTAGAAGAGTTGTATTTCGACGACTGacaattcaaataaaaactgatGTTTTACTAAGCAAGTAAATtgaattgttatatttatcaaaAGGTGCATGATATAACTTTTATAAACCAGATGAAATGCAAAGTAAAatcttattaaaatgtttaagaatcAATTACAGTTCAATTTTTAATTGATAATGTGAGTTGGTAAAATCAGCTTCAATTAAAAACTATCGAGATAAGTAGCTTATTTTATTGTCAGTATATTTAATTACAGTACATGATGTTAACTATCGAGATAAGTAGCTTATTTTATTGTCAGTATATTTAATTACAGTACATGATGTTAGTATCTAGGGTCTTCTGGAATAACTAGTTATCTATACTGTACTTCCATCTAGAAAgcaaaatttaaacttttgtgACCAACAGTTCATTCGAACCCCACATGAATTGTGGGCGCATCATAAGTTTTTCATCCTCTCACTTATTTACTTTCACTTTGAAGTTTTCAGAATTGCTACAGGTTTTTCTTAATTTGCAGTATATTTTAGTTGTCTTAATATAGAAGTCGGTTGGAGTCCACTTAGTTTCTTTCATCTCAATTATTCACGAAAGTGGTTAAGTCATCAAGGACACCACAGGTGTTTTTCGTTAGAGAAAATCCATGTAGCATGAAAGATGCCATAGATGACGAGTATGTGATGGCGCTGACACGAGTGTGGCCCTCAGTCACGAGAAGAGCGCGTGTTCCGCGAGAGAGAAAATCTTGTATGTATTCTCATATTTTCCCCTAGACCTGATAAACCTATACGATTTCCATGTAGATTTTATGATTATCGGAACGTATAAATTACTTCATCTTAGCTGTCTAGAGTAGGCCTATCTTTAATACAGTTTTTAGTTAAAGTTGATTTACTGTAAACTAGAAGAATACTgacagaagaaaacaaataaagcttTTGCCCCTTTTCCAGTTTAACATGAGGAACTTTATAAAGTGCTCAActtgatttttttgtataataaagaTTGTAACCGTCTGCAGGTTTGTGTCcattctctctctctgtttttttGCAAAGACTCGGTCAAAAGCAAAGAAAATACAAGTACTGATCCATAAAATATTATTCGAAGAACCCTCTTGTTACTTGATTGATCCTACAAACTAATCTGAGggaactacaaaaaaaaaaaaaaaaaaaaaaaaaaaatgcaacactGATTTTACCGAAtggtattattaatttaaaattgaattacaATTAGAACTCGTACATTTCCATACCATTCTACTTTACATTTCACATGGTTTATAAGAAAGGTTATGTGATATTTCCTTTTAgaaacattgttattaaatacaatcaCTTGTAACGTTTAATCAGGCAAGCATGAAAATGAACTATCTAAATGTAacaacttcaatttttttttactaattttgtcTTCCTCCCCCAACTTGCTTGATTTAGAGTTGAATCTATTACacattactttatttgttttcacaaaaCTTGATTAGTTAACAGAAACTATAATAAGAGCcatgataataattattttacatgaaacaataatatgtagaaaacaaatttaaaaacgttataatGGTTTCAAACACCTTCCAAAAACTTTCTGACTTATGTTGAATAAAACCTGCAATTTTAGGCATGtcgataaaaagaaatatttttaaattgcaaAATCGAATCATCGCCTTGGTTAGAATAAGTTTCACTTCGCGAACTAGATGACAccacaatattattaaactacttGTAAGCAACAAATAATAAGCCATCAATTATAAGCTTTAACTTGAAACTGAATTTAATATAGGGCTTCTGAAAATAGACTACGAAAATTAACATTATCGCTAACTTTATATATACTAcatctttgtttattgttttcttaaacaCATTCGTTAAACATTTTAGCTGCATcgataataaaactaattaaatgtaatgttataaacaaatttaaacacaGACCATATCTTCTTTAAACAACTCACAACATTGCGATTTTACGTACATAAACTTATTTTAGCCATACAACCTCATTTCGGATATTCACACAAAGGTATACTGGAGTATCACAGCTAGACACATTTGATTTTCAAGTGATAGACTTAGAAGGAAAGAAGCTACTTTATAGCACCTACTAGGGCTTGCACCCGGTTAAAAATAACCGATTAATAATCGGTTAAGACTTGTTACTGCTTAACCGTTAATCGATCTCGATAATCGCAAATAATCGGCTAAGCTAGTTGTATGAGCGATAATGGCAGATCGAGTCACtcgatggtaaaaaaaaattttattgcCCTGCGTTAcgtacataattatatatttctttttcgaAGTATTTTCAGGCATTTTATGTGGCATTTTAGTTTACATTGGGAGCATTTGGTGTGCAATATACcaattatatcataaaatattattgataggGGAAAACTTCGAAAACTACGCTGTTGCTACGTCgtgattaattattctattatttaCGTCATAATTACttctttcataattatttcttttataatattatggcactatatattttaatatatactggTATTTGTCACACTTACGGCCACAACTTTAGAGTAAGGTATACGTTTAATGGACTCCTGAAGTTGTAATTCAACACATAAGGCTCAAACCTTTCATGAATATTAAGACACTATGAATTCTACTACACTACCACAGTTAAGTAAACACTTGTTAGAAACACCAATGAGCTTTACTAGATAAACAAGAACTAAATGCCAACTAATAATCATTCAATCATAGATGCCAGAGCAAACATCAAACTAAGGGGCAAGGACCCAAGTACCCCCTGTTGAGGGGTATTTTTAGGTTGTTCTGTGAAATTCTTTTATCATTCATTTCCCATACAtgaaatttatacatattttaatggaATGGTTTCAGTGATCTGGCTCTGAAACCAAATGGATGGAACAACACCTCTGCCCACCTGACATCTATGTTAAGTATTTCAActgatgacatttttttttaattcatcattacTGTGTACAAGGTTTGGTCAGATGTGAAATGTTTCTCTCCTGAAGTAACAGCAGAACTACATCAGCCACACTCTAGCCTTTGTTAATTGTAACTAGTTGAAGTACCCATTCAATACACAAGAAAAACATAAGGGATCCTGGGAAGGAGGGCCACATCCAAAACCTGGTCCCCCAGATCCCCCTAACTGTGCTTGCCAAATTTGGAAACAACTGGGCCAGAAGTTTGCCAATTATAATTGAACACAATGTGGATGAAGAGACATAGGAGTCCTTGGATGTGACATGAAGGTGGAAGCAAATTTGAATAATGACCTTCAAGAGTGCTTGTCAGGTTTAGAAACAACTGGCTTAACACTCATAAAAGTGGACATCACAATAAAACTTCACAATTTTCATGAGttcatttaaaagaaatgtttactcAAAACTGCTTagaagtgaaaaatatataatgttttgattaatAACAACCAAAATATGCATTAAATCAAACATTCAGTTTATaaccatttttaatatttctatactgtatattattataaacatacgAGAgcttacaagttttattttgatacatgtttatgactacaatgcatcttaattggaaataataaaataatagatacaaaacctttttttgttaaataacttgcACTTTTATTAGACAACACTTTTGTACATTAATGAACAATATTTAATGTTCGTCAGTCACATTAACTTATTCAGAATCAACATATTAAtgatatactgtttacatttttgtacaaatcagtcccatgtaattttataaagtttttgcaAAAGTATTAAACTCTATACAGATAAGTagaattttagaaaatatgacatttatGGTGATGAGGCTGTCTGGTTTAACTAGGCAATAACCATggttaaaactattaattaattgTGAGCTTGTTGTGgatttcatgcaaagctgcataagggctatctacactagatatccctaatttagcactgaacgaccagagggaagacagcaagcCATCATCACCCACTTTCAACTCTTTGGCCACAACCCACTTGGCTATGCTAGCTCATAATTCTGGGTTTTAGTTCTAGTTTTAGGTTTATTGGAacagttaattataatttttatgtgttGCCACTTTGAAAAGCCAGTTGTTTCAGAATGATAGCTGATGTTGGTTGGTGACTTAGATATACTGAATTACTATTATAAAGTGTTGTGTTGACTGAGAATTACTATTTGAGGTTGTATCACTCACTGTTGCtcaaagttttataatattatggatTTAAGTCAACTGGGTGATATTTTATAGGAGCATGGTAGTAGCTGGttgatgttttaatgttattacttacgAATTATAGCCAGTGTTTCATACATATTGGTTGTTCATTGCAGGGGAGAAACTGGTATTTTACAGTCTGTAAAACTGGTCCAGAGctgttgatttctgttttaacagTGACTTCTTATTGCATAAATGAAATGGTGTTTTATCTGACTGATTCTCAGCTTTGTGGTTTGACAAACAACATGAGGATTCAATAacataacttttcttttttgatTTCCAAATGCAAACCatgcaaataatataaatattacaatatgaaagtattaacacaaagaaatataaataggATAGTTTTCTATTAACTGTGTTATTGAAACTTACATGCAATAATCAGATGAACATTACACAAATGTTGGTCTTATCTGTCATGACACAGTTCAGTTAACCATGTTACAAGTACAAAGGTATGAAACTGAATCTTATCTAATAAGTAAAATCTTTGTATGTAAAATGTGAAAACACCCTATGAGTGAGTTCCATATACATCTTTAGGTTTTAACCTTTAACTTTTATCAAAGTGACCAAACAATAATTTCATATCGAATTTTGCTGACATGATTAAacacattctttaaaaaaaaagttataattatatGCTATATAATTACTTTCAGTTTAATTAACTGCATTAATATAAAGATCTTTCAAATGTCACTTATGCTTTTCAAAGGAGTGTGTTCAGGAGACAGGTGGATACAATGTTGTAAAACTTAGTAGGGTGACCAATCTAACCATGCAGAAGACAACATAATGTAGTGACATATTCAAAACTACGCATAACACATCGCAAAAACTGTCTTCTGCAAGGTCAAACTGCTCTACAGGCCAAGTTAGAGAATGTCTCCATTGGTAATAGCAAGAGTGACTTTTGAAACacttagtaaaaattaaataaaaccattAAGAAGTCAACAGTTCTTATCAAATACACAAGTTAAATATCACCAGTTTCAAAACGACAAAATACAATGTGGCTAAACAATTGTGAAAAGTATGTTACTTTGTTGAACAACTTATCTTATCATGAATACTTATGCCACATATCAAGACAGGAGATTAttaaacctaaataaaataaaactactgaaaacTCAGAATAAGAATCTTTACACAACTACAGGTAGAATTTATTGCATTTCAGTGGAACACTATGGGTcaaaatgttgtaattattaaaatcaaaactttcCTAGTGTAAAAGATGcaattctatttttaaattaactattcagttCATTGTATCCATACTAAACATTAACTGTCATTTGcatgataatatattttacaatgctTTGAAAACATGATAGAaccaaaaagaaacaaagaatatcAAATGTTTAAACTGACCAAGGGCATGAAACctgagaaatgtttttaaacatatttaatgcaACATACTTGCCTTACTAGGTACTACAGGAATAAAATTTggttgataaatttattttataaaaagcaaAAAATCCTGTTATTTACTCTCACACTTCAGTGACACAGAGCTGAAGAATTTtcatatgaataaaaatgttttataactttgaTATTCAAACTTAATAGCTAAATACACATACACAGTGAACAAATTTTAATCAACTCTCCAACTTTGAATCTTATACATCTTGAATACATATTTAATGCCTTATATCTCTTACATGTAACACAGCATGGTAACACATTGCATGGATCACTCTATATGTTATACAGGAATGATAACATTCATACCTGAAGAATAtgtggaataaaaaaaatacacattataacCTAAAACATTCTGGAAAGTACTTTCCTCAGGGATACATTACTGATATAGTACACAAAAACTATGCTGATAAATGATAATCTATAAATCAATAGTTTGTGAGATATTACACGAGAATAacactaacaatttttttttactagccCTACAATATTACTTTGTACAGAGCTAGTAAAAACAAGAATTTGTTCAAAATGATTACTAATCATACTGTGATACAATAtcacataaattaataattgaTAAATTATTCAAGTTATTGGATTTCTATAGAGAATATTTAATAGAATTACTACTACTCTCAATAACTATTGAGAAACTATACTGTACACACCATTATCACTTGagataaaaacacaaagaaacaactcTATTTTTATGCccaaaatataattgtattaatatGGTTTATTCAAacaatacttaatatattttgtgcatgtgaaatacatttcaagttctaaaaaaaaattcttaaaacacAACACTAAATTACATCAAAccaccaaacaaaatattatttatcaacattgaaaataagttgatttttttaatacGCTACAAAATCAAGCCTTTTAATAACACCTAAAAGGAAGGATACAAGTACAATGGAATATTTAATGTAAACTATTAATCAACTAAATACACCTAggtaaaaagaaaggaaaaaataaaacaggaaaagcTATTATTACTCAGTTCCAACAATTGACAGGGCCTGAAGGGAAGCAAATCTTTTCTGCTGTTGCTCTTCtgaatttaattttctttctctctgtTGCTTACAAGTCTCCATAAGGCTGTTGAATAACCTTGTCTCATCACCCCAAAAACTGATTTCTGATTTTATCAGTGCTTCCAGACATGGCTGGAAAAAATcaattcttccattgtaaacctGTGGAATTTCCTCTTTCAAAGATGCAACTTGTCTTTTGTAATCTAGAAACAAGTTTTCTAAATCCATTTTAGCATTTTCCAACTTCACTACATTCTGAGAAGTTTTAAACTCTTTCTCTTGTAAGGACTGAACCTTTTCTTTATTCTTCATACAGGTTCTAAGAGTTTGATCTCTTTTTCGAGTAGCCCCTTGCACTTCTGAAAATACACCAGAAAACTTTTTAATTGGTTCAACTATGGTTTTGTGAACTAACATTACTAATTCTTGAGATGCTTCATCTGCTCCACAATTAAATGAATGCCACTCCTCTACCAATTTTCGCAATTCTTCATCTTGTTGGCATACGCTGGAATTTGACAAATCTGCTGTCATCTTTTTCTCATACCTTTTGACACTCAGTGTCAAGTCACTAAAC from Tachypleus tridentatus isolate NWPU-2018 chromosome 1, ASM421037v1, whole genome shotgun sequence harbors:
- the LOC143222818 gene encoding bridging integrator 3-like; the protein is MNLFLNFFIMSSWNPLSSRRRTSGGVRAPLKLPSFDEDEAELDSYINKLVNLEDCVKKLSKDAKKFSDLTLSVKRYEKKMTADLSNSSVCQQDEELRKLVEEWHSFNCGADEASQELVMLVHKTIVEPIKKFSGVFSEVQGATRKRDQTLRTCMKNKEKVQSLQEKEFKTSQNVVKLENAKMDLENLFLDYKRQVASLKEEIPQVYNGRIDFFQPCLEALIKSEISFWGDETRLFNSLMETCKQQRERKLNSEEQQQKRFASLQALSIVGTE